A stretch of the Aphelocoma coerulescens isolate FSJ_1873_10779 chromosome 22, UR_Acoe_1.0, whole genome shotgun sequence genome encodes the following:
- the LOC138121612 gene encoding gastrokine-1-like, translating to MRDSGITGSSDKHEQQQAHELLKLCKGIVIASLLGVFLAPALANHNMEKNFNGQPSENSNQSDTRVSTNPKEGSEAWKTIWDFKTGYVATKVFSKNTCIIATTSKRFWFGKRIPTPPQGDKGLGPYQLPPRENRFIISRNRLQSLSPYGKRIQALCRGIPSYLAYPAPGSNFLRGSNFLSGSNFLERDIS from the exons GTATCACCGGTAGTTCGGACAAACATGAGCAACAGCAAGCTCATGAGCTGCTGAAGCTCTGTAAAGGG ATTGTGATTGCTTCTCttcttggagttttcctggcTCCTGCTCTTGCCAACCAC AACATGGAGAAAAACTTTAATGGGCAGCCCAGTGAAAACTCAAACCAGTCTGACACCAGGGTCAGCACCAACCCAAAGGAGGGGTCTGAGGCCTGGAAAACCATCTGGGACTTCAAGACT GGCTACGTTGCAACCAAGGTGTTCTCAAAGAACACCTGCATCATTGCTACAACCAGCAAGAGATTTTGGTTTGGCAAACGCATTCCTACACCACCTCAAGGAGACAAG GGACTTGGGCCTTACCAATTGCCACCCAGAGAGAATCGCTTCATTATCTCGAGGAACAGACTCCAAAGCTTGAGCCCATACGGAAAACGCATCCAAGCCCTGTGCAGAGGAATTCCCTCCTACCTCGCTTATCCAGCTCCTG gaTCAAACTTTCTAAGAGGATCAAACTTCTTATCAGGATCAAACTTCTTAGAGCGAGATATTTCATGA